In one window of Verrucomicrobiota bacterium DNA:
- a CDS encoding DUF3500 domain-containing protein, with the protein MTPPLFSEGCDCCSEITRRTFLKTTVSGLAVAATGALPALAAERLQTIVVRKPQAETLVATLYKSLTEEQRKVVVFPFDHPLRSKVDNNWHITDKAVAQFFNADQQAMIREIFLDLHSPEYAAKVMQQVEHDAGREGFGGSSIALFGEPGKGKFEFVLTGRHVTRRCDGDSVEGAAFGGPIFYGHAAQGFNEKPNHPGNIYWYQALRANEVFKMLDGKQREMALLGDAREETGTDTVKLTGRKAGLPGIPLSALSRDQKAEVRKVMADVLAPFRKADADEALKLVEANGFDNLHMSFYKNQDIGNDGVWDVWQIEGPAMIWYFRGEPHVHTWVHIRQQA; encoded by the coding sequence ATGACACCTCCGCTTTTCTCCGAGGGCTGCGACTGTTGCAGCGAAATCACCCGCAGGACATTTCTCAAAACCACCGTGAGCGGGCTGGCGGTCGCGGCCACCGGAGCGCTCCCGGCATTGGCGGCCGAACGCCTTCAAACAATCGTAGTCAGAAAACCGCAAGCGGAAACATTGGTCGCCACGTTGTACAAAAGCCTGACCGAAGAGCAACGGAAGGTGGTGGTTTTTCCTTTCGATCATCCGTTGCGTTCCAAGGTCGATAACAACTGGCACATCACGGACAAGGCGGTTGCTCAATTTTTCAACGCCGATCAACAGGCCATGATCCGCGAAATCTTCCTGGACCTGCACAGTCCCGAATACGCGGCGAAGGTCATGCAGCAGGTGGAGCACGACGCCGGCAGGGAAGGGTTTGGCGGCTCTTCGATTGCGCTGTTTGGCGAGCCGGGCAAGGGCAAGTTCGAGTTCGTCCTGACCGGACGTCACGTCACGCGGCGTTGCGACGGCGATTCGGTGGAAGGCGCGGCGTTTGGCGGCCCGATTTTTTACGGGCACGCGGCGCAGGGTTTCAACGAGAAGCCGAATCATCCGGGAAACATTTATTGGTATCAGGCGTTGCGCGCGAATGAAGTTTTCAAAATGCTCGACGGCAAACAGCGGGAGATGGCGCTGCTGGGCGACGCGCGCGAGGAGACGGGCACGGACACCGTCAAGCTCACCGGCAGGAAAGCCGGTTTGCCCGGCATTCCGCTCAGCGCGTTGTCCCGCGACCAGAAGGCGGAAGTTCGCAAAGTCATGGCTGACGTGCTCGCGCCGTTCCGCAAAGCCGACGCGGACGAGGCGCTGAAGCTGGTCGAGGCAAACGGATTTGATAACCTGCATATGTCGTTCTACAAGAACCAGGACATCGGCAACGACGGCGTGTGGGACGTGTGGCAGATCGAAGGCCCGGCGATGATTTGGTATTTCCGCGGCGAACCGCACGTCCACACCTGGGTGCACATTCGTCAGCAAGCCTGA
- a CDS encoding DUF1501 domain-containing protein, translating to MKNREFQLNRRAFLGYTAGGLGWLALSHLLALEGRAAPATKLIQAAHPLAPKPPHFPAKAKAVICLFQHGGPSQMDLFDPKPELNKRDGQDYPGKDLEIHFDKQAGKLLQSPFKFAKHGQAGTEFSELLPRVAGITDEITLVRSMVTDSVDHESALRIIHSGKFQGGRPTWGSWVTYGLGTERQDLPAYVVLSDPAGLPVDGIRNWTSGWLPAIYQGTQIRSSGSPIFNLSTPEDIPAPARANQLNLLEKLNASHLRDHPENSELQARISNYEMAARMQTSVSDALDLTQESAETRKLYGLDHANSATANYAKRCLMARRLVEQGVRFVQIYLSGQPWDTHDKNAEKLKDLCLMTDQPSAALVLDLKQRGLLDSTIVLWSGEFGRLPISQGKDGRDHNRHAFSLWLAGGGFKKGYAHGGTDDFGYKSVQDPVRVYDLHATLLQALGLNHLKLTHPHEGREDSLTDAVVSEAKVIPELLA from the coding sequence ATGAAAAACCGTGAGTTCCAGTTGAACCGGCGCGCGTTCCTCGGCTACACGGCCGGCGGACTCGGCTGGCTCGCGCTTTCTCATTTGCTGGCGCTCGAAGGGCGCGCTGCTCCGGCCACCAAACTCATCCAGGCCGCGCACCCGCTAGCTCCCAAGCCGCCGCATTTTCCCGCCAAGGCCAAGGCCGTCATCTGCCTGTTCCAGCACGGCGGGCCGAGTCAGATGGACTTGTTCGATCCCAAACCGGAATTGAACAAGCGCGATGGACAGGATTATCCGGGCAAAGACCTGGAAATTCATTTCGACAAGCAGGCCGGCAAACTTTTGCAGTCGCCGTTCAAGTTTGCAAAGCACGGCCAGGCAGGAACGGAGTTTTCCGAACTGCTCCCGCGCGTCGCTGGCATCACCGATGAAATCACGCTGGTGCGTTCGATGGTCACGGATTCCGTCGATCACGAGTCCGCGCTGCGCATCATTCACAGCGGCAAATTTCAGGGAGGCAGGCCCACGTGGGGTTCGTGGGTCACTTACGGCTTGGGAACGGAGCGACAGGATTTGCCGGCTTACGTCGTGTTGTCTGACCCGGCGGGACTGCCGGTCGATGGCATTCGCAACTGGACGAGCGGCTGGCTGCCCGCGATTTATCAGGGCACACAAATCCGTTCATCCGGTTCGCCCATTTTTAATCTGTCCACGCCGGAAGACATCCCGGCGCCCGCGCGGGCGAACCAGCTCAACCTGCTGGAGAAACTAAACGCGTCGCATCTGCGCGATCACCCGGAGAATTCCGAATTGCAGGCGCGTATCAGCAATTACGAAATGGCCGCCCGGATGCAAACCTCGGTCAGCGACGCGCTGGACCTCACGCAGGAGTCCGCTGAAACCAGAAAACTCTACGGCCTCGACCACGCGAATTCCGCGACCGCCAATTACGCCAAGCGTTGTCTCATGGCGCGGCGGCTCGTCGAACAGGGCGTGCGTTTCGTGCAGATTTATTTGAGCGGCCAGCCGTGGGATACGCACGATAAAAATGCCGAAAAACTCAAAGACCTTTGCCTGATGACCGATCAACCGAGCGCCGCGCTCGTGCTCGATTTGAAACAGCGCGGCCTGCTGGATTCCACCATCGTCCTCTGGAGCGGCGAGTTTGGCCGGCTGCCCATTTCCCAGGGCAAGGACGGTCGCGACCACAATCGCCACGCGTTTTCACTCTGGCTGGCCGGCGGTGGTTTCAAGAAAGGATACGCGCACGGCGGCACGGACGATTTTGGTTACAAGTCCGTGCAGGACCCGGTGCGGGTTTACGATCTTCACGCGACGCTGCTTCAGGCGCTCGGTTTGAATCATTTGAAACTGACGCATCCGCACGAAGGTCGGGAAGACAGTCTGACCGACGCCGTCGTGAGCGAAGCGAAAGTCATCCCCGAACTTTTGGCGTAA
- a CDS encoding neutral/alkaline non-lysosomal ceramidase N-terminal domain-containing protein, with translation MCCNPTVELVGSKLLAKFCAIVLLASGVVDAAQSSPATAGKAAFRAGAATSNVTPPLGLSINGGMQNVTARHIHDELHARCLALDDGQTRLALVVVDSCMIPREIFDAAKQKIQQQTGIPADHILMSATHTHSAPASTSVFQSDPDEAYEKFLATRIADGVRRAVNNLAPAKIGWGFGKVPDQVFNRRWKMKPGTALKNPFGGIDQVKMNPGVGDLNLLEPAGPTDPELSIVSVQSADGHPLALLANYSLHYCGGVGAGHISADYYGMFADRVQQLLGADRQDPPFVAMMSNGTSGNINNINFRGGQPKQPSYGQMRLVAKEVADEAGRVYKTIQHQGWVPLGAVQKEIQLGVRLPSTDEVERARQIMAESKTPVMQTLEQIYARETVLISSYPPQVPVILQVLRIGDLRIAAIPCEVFVEIGLELKQKNPPMFTIELANGYHGYLPTVEHHKLGGYETWRARSSYLELEAAPKIVDTMTELFGRLK, from the coding sequence ATGTGCTGCAACCCTACGGTTGAACTTGTCGGTTCGAAGCTTCTGGCGAAATTCTGCGCGATCGTTTTGCTCGCTTCGGGCGTCGTTGACGCCGCCCAAAGCAGTCCAGCGACAGCCGGGAAGGCAGCCTTTCGCGCCGGTGCCGCGACCAGCAACGTCACGCCCCCGCTGGGTCTCTCCATCAACGGCGGTATGCAGAACGTCACGGCGCGCCACATCCACGACGAATTGCATGCCCGTTGCCTCGCGCTCGACGACGGTCAAACGCGGCTCGCGCTCGTCGTGGTGGATAGTTGCATGATTCCGCGTGAGATTTTCGACGCGGCCAAACAGAAGATTCAGCAACAAACCGGAATTCCTGCTGACCACATCTTGATGTCCGCCACGCACACGCACTCTGCGCCTGCCTCCACCTCGGTGTTCCAAAGTGACCCCGACGAGGCATACGAAAAATTTCTGGCGACGCGAATCGCCGACGGCGTCCGGCGCGCCGTCAACAATCTCGCGCCGGCGAAGATCGGCTGGGGCTTCGGGAAAGTGCCCGACCAGGTTTTCAATCGACGTTGGAAGATGAAACCGGGCACGGCGCTGAAGAATCCGTTTGGTGGAATCGATCAGGTGAAGATGAATCCCGGCGTCGGCGATCTCAACCTGCTCGAACCCGCCGGACCGACGGATCCCGAACTCTCGATTGTTTCAGTCCAGTCGGCGGACGGGCATCCGCTGGCGTTGCTGGCGAATTATTCGTTGCACTATTGCGGCGGAGTTGGCGCGGGACACATCTCGGCGGATTACTACGGCATGTTCGCCGACCGCGTGCAGCAATTGCTCGGCGCGGACCGGCAGGACCCGCCGTTCGTCGCGATGATGTCCAATGGCACGAGCGGCAACATCAACAACATCAATTTTCGTGGCGGACAACCCAAACAACCGTCTTACGGCCAGATGCGGCTGGTGGCCAAGGAGGTCGCCGATGAAGCAGGGCGCGTTTACAAAACAATACAGCATCAAGGTTGGGTGCCGCTCGGCGCGGTCCAAAAAGAAATCCAGCTCGGCGTCCGCCTGCCGTCCACAGACGAGGTGGAGCGCGCCAGACAAATCATGGCCGAGTCCAAGACACCCGTAATGCAGACGCTGGAACAAATTTATGCACGTGAAACGGTGCTGATAAGTTCCTATCCGCCGCAAGTGCCAGTGATTCTTCAAGTGTTGCGCATCGGCGATTTGCGCATCGCGGCCATCCCGTGTGAGGTGTTTGTCGAAATCGGGCTTGAACTGAAACAGAAGAATCCGCCGATGTTCACCATCGAATTGGCCAACGGTTACCACGGTTATTTGCCCACGGTGGAGCATCACAAGTTGGGCGGCTACGAAACCTGGCGGGCGCGCTCGAGTTATTTGGAGCTCGAAGCCGCGCCGAAGATTGTGGACACGATGACGGAATTGTTCGGACGGTTGAAGTAA
- a CDS encoding ABC transporter ATP-binding protein: MGEAEVHALAGVDLDLYEGELVVLLGPSGSGKTTLLNNLGGLDLPTAGELRYHDFDLTTADETALTRFRRDSVGFIFQFYNLIPSLTARENVALITEIARDPMPPEDALNMVNLGARLDHFPAQLSGGEQQRVAIARAIAKRPEVLLCDEPTGALDVRTGIVVLEAIERVNRELGTLTVVITHNAVMADMADRVINLSDGRVLNERRNSKRAAPSTLNW; the protein is encoded by the coding sequence ATGGGCGAGGCGGAGGTGCATGCGCTGGCGGGCGTGGACCTGGATCTTTACGAAGGCGAACTCGTCGTGCTGCTCGGCCCGTCGGGCAGCGGCAAAACGACGTTGCTGAACAATCTCGGCGGATTGGACCTCCCGACCGCCGGCGAATTGCGCTATCACGATTTCGACCTCACAACCGCCGACGAAACAGCGCTCACGCGTTTCCGCCGAGACTCGGTGGGTTTCATCTTCCAGTTTTACAATTTGATTCCCAGCCTCACGGCGCGCGAGAACGTGGCGCTCATCACTGAAATCGCGCGTGATCCGATGCCACCGGAAGACGCCTTGAACATGGTGAACCTCGGCGCACGGCTTGATCATTTTCCCGCGCAACTTTCCGGCGGCGAACAGCAGCGCGTAGCCATCGCCCGGGCCATCGCCAAGCGCCCGGAAGTTTTGCTCTGCGACGAACCGACCGGCGCACTCGATGTGCGCACGGGCATCGTCGTGCTGGAAGCCATCGAGCGCGTGAATCGCGAACTGGGCACGCTGACTGTCGTCATCACGCACAACGCCGTCATGGCCGACATGGCCGACCGCGTGATCAATTTATCAGATGGCCGCGTGCTCAACGAGCGTCGCAATTCCAAACGCGCCGCCCCAAGCACCTTGAACTGGTGA
- a CDS encoding FtsX-like permease family protein, with the protein MISNLDRKLLRDLNRMKGQVVAVALVMACGLAMLIMARSLIYSLESTRQEYYEAHRFAEVFVHLKRAPNALAARLAEVPGVGTAQAGISVQVTLDLEGLDEPASGQVRSLPDFGTPELNRLFLRKGSWLPPGSRGEVLVSEAFAEANQLHPGDKLAMLLNGRRKEFRIAGIVLSPEIVFEARPGAALPDNRTYGTFWMPYKEIATAFDLYGAFNYLTLKLAPGALPRPVIAEVDRLLEPYGGRGAYSRADHPSHIRVSDEIRILQTLSIGFPLVFLSVAAFMTNAVLSRLLTLQREQIAILKAFGFANRQIVLHYLKFAFVMVAGGAAIGTLAGVALGHRLVAMYHMFFRFPDLYFRFDRSAVVLALAVGAGAALLGVFSAVRRAAKLPPAEAMRPEPPATFRPALVERTGIGHLFSLSFRIAVRNLERRPAQALFTVAGLTLATGILIVPNCFRDSVAEILGFQWDVIERQDMDLGLFEPAGVQVRDLLRQLPGVLTVEPFRGAAARIRFGHRSRQIGIRGLPSDTAHSRVIDAHYHEIVVPPEGLIVSAKLAEVLDARVGDELTVEFLEGRRRVRTVPLLGVSEDLTGIGAHMDLRALNRLLGEGDVMNGASFTIDMARRAEFLHALKEIPRISWVGIKETLRENFRRTTAASINLIQSIYLTFAVVVAFGVVYNNARISLAERARELATLRVIGFSEREVGAVLITELAILALIALPLGLLLGTGFAKGIVSAVNTETVRLPVIFTLHNYAFATMIVALASAISALLVLRRLKQLNLISALKAPE; encoded by the coding sequence ATGATCTCCAACCTCGATCGCAAACTGCTGCGCGACCTGAACCGAATGAAAGGCCAGGTGGTCGCGGTTGCGCTGGTCATGGCGTGCGGACTGGCCATGCTTATCATGGCGCGCAGCCTGATTTATTCGCTGGAAAGCACGCGGCAGGAATATTACGAGGCGCATCGGTTCGCGGAAGTGTTCGTGCACTTGAAACGCGCGCCCAACGCGCTGGCCGCGCGCCTTGCGGAAGTGCCCGGCGTCGGCACCGCCCAGGCCGGCATCTCCGTGCAGGTCACCCTCGATCTGGAGGGCCTTGATGAACCGGCCAGCGGCCAGGTGCGTTCGCTGCCGGATTTCGGCACGCCGGAATTGAACCGGCTGTTCCTGCGCAAGGGAAGCTGGCTCCCACCGGGCAGCCGCGGCGAAGTGCTCGTGAGCGAGGCGTTCGCGGAGGCCAACCAATTGCATCCGGGCGACAAGCTGGCGATGTTGTTGAACGGACGGCGAAAAGAATTCCGCATCGCCGGGATTGTGCTTTCGCCGGAAATCGTTTTTGAAGCGCGTCCCGGCGCGGCGTTGCCGGACAACCGCACCTACGGCACGTTCTGGATGCCGTATAAGGAAATCGCCACCGCGTTCGACCTTTACGGCGCTTTCAATTATCTCACGCTCAAGCTTGCGCCCGGCGCCCTGCCGCGCCCGGTGATCGCCGAAGTGGATCGCCTGCTTGAACCCTACGGCGGGCGTGGGGCGTACAGCCGGGCCGATCATCCGTCGCACATCCGCGTCTCGGACGAGATCCGCATCTTGCAAACACTGTCCATTGGATTCCCGCTCGTGTTTCTGAGTGTGGCGGCGTTCATGACCAATGCGGTGTTGTCGCGGTTGCTGACCTTGCAGCGCGAACAGATAGCCATCCTCAAGGCGTTTGGTTTTGCGAACCGGCAAATCGTCCTGCACTACCTCAAGTTTGCGTTCGTGATGGTGGCGGGCGGCGCGGCGATTGGCACGCTGGCCGGGGTGGCGCTGGGCCATCGGCTCGTGGCGATGTATCACATGTTTTTTCGCTTCCCGGATTTGTATTTCCGGTTCGACCGCTCGGCGGTGGTGCTGGCGCTCGCCGTGGGCGCAGGCGCCGCGTTGCTGGGCGTGTTCAGTGCGGTGCGGCGCGCGGCCAAACTCCCGCCCGCGGAAGCCATGCGGCCCGAACCGCCGGCAACTTTCCGCCCGGCGCTGGTCGAGCGAACGGGCATCGGTCACTTGTTCTCCCTATCGTTCCGCATCGCTGTGCGGAACCTGGAGCGGCGTCCGGCGCAGGCGTTGTTCACCGTGGCCGGATTGACACTGGCCACGGGCATTTTGATCGTGCCGAATTGCTTTCGCGACAGCGTGGCGGAGATCCTCGGTTTCCAATGGGACGTGATCGAACGGCAGGACATGGACCTGGGCTTGTTCGAGCCGGCCGGCGTGCAGGTGCGCGACCTGCTCCGGCAACTGCCCGGCGTCCTCACCGTCGAGCCGTTCCGCGGCGCGGCGGCGCGGATTCGCTTCGGGCATCGCAGCCGGCAGATCGGCATTCGCGGGTTGCCGTCCGACACCGCGCACAGTCGCGTGATTGACGCGCATTATCACGAGATCGTGGTGCCGCCGGAAGGACTCATCGTTTCCGCCAAGCTCGCCGAGGTGCTGGATGCGCGGGTCGGCGACGAACTCACGGTGGAATTCCTGGAAGGCCGCCGGCGCGTGCGGACCGTGCCGCTGCTGGGCGTGTCCGAGGACCTCACCGGGATCGGGGCGCACATGGACCTGCGGGCGTTGAACCGCTTGCTGGGCGAGGGTGACGTGATGAACGGCGCGAGCTTCACCATTGACATGGCGCGGCGCGCGGAGTTTTTGCACGCGTTGAAAGAGATTCCGCGCATCAGTTGGGTGGGCATCAAGGAAACGTTGCGCGAGAATTTCCGCCGGACCACGGCGGCCAGCATCAACCTCATCCAAAGCATCTATCTTACGTTTGCGGTCGTCGTCGCGTTCGGAGTGGTGTACAACAACGCCCGCATCTCGCTGGCCGAGCGGGCGCGGGAACTGGCCACATTGCGGGTGATCGGATTCTCCGAACGCGAAGTGGGCGCGGTGCTGATCACGGAACTGGCCATCCTCGCCTTGATCGCGTTGCCGTTGGGGCTGCTGCTGGGCACGGGTTTCGCCAAAGGCATCGTCAGTGCGGTGAACACGGAGACGGTGCGGTTGCCGGTGATTTTCACGCTGCACAACTACGCCTTCGCCACAATGATCGTGGCGCTGGCCTCGGCCATTTCGGCGCTGTTGGTTTTGCGGCGTTTGAAGCAACTCAATCTGATCAGCGCGTTGAAAGCGCCTGAATGA
- a CDS encoding efflux RND transporter periplasmic adaptor subunit produces the protein MTSTPSPSPAPTAARRNHRRPKRWLPWLGAALLLALIVIGFLPRPLPVETARVTQGALRATVNEEGKTRIKQRYVVSAPVTGHLRRIPFKAGAEIEAGKTVLAVIDPVAPAMLDARNRALAEARRDTAAANLDRAREAQRFAANELRRIEKLFADKSVSQQDLENAQWRETSAAKDLTVAESALRQAETELREFPSGEGATTNWVRAPVEVTSPTSGRVLHVFEESTRVVAAGTPLVDVGDPADLEAIIEVLSRDGAAIGPGAKVELEQWGGGQPLEARVRLVEPAAFLKISALGVEEQRVNVVVDFVTPYEQRRNLGDNFRVEARIVVWETDRALKAPAGALFRRGQNWAAFVLAGGRAELRRVQVGRTSGSEMQILDGLKEGEEVILYPGDRVHERQRVRPIQVAQ, from the coding sequence ATGACCTCAACCCCATCTCCAAGTCCCGCTCCGACAGCGGCCCGGCGCAACCACCGCCGCCCGAAACGCTGGTTGCCCTGGCTGGGCGCGGCGCTGCTGCTGGCGCTGATCGTCATCGGCTTCTTGCCGCGGCCGCTTCCCGTGGAAACGGCGCGCGTCACACAAGGCGCCCTGCGCGCCACCGTGAATGAGGAAGGCAAGACCCGCATCAAGCAACGTTATGTCGTGTCCGCGCCGGTCACGGGTCATCTGCGGCGGATTCCCTTCAAGGCTGGTGCGGAAATCGAAGCGGGCAAGACCGTGCTGGCCGTGATTGATCCCGTTGCACCGGCGATGCTGGACGCGCGCAATCGCGCGCTGGCCGAGGCGCGGCGCGACACCGCGGCGGCGAACCTCGACCGCGCGCGTGAAGCACAGCGGTTCGCCGCGAATGAATTGCGCCGCATTGAGAAACTATTTGCGGACAAATCCGTTTCACAGCAGGACCTGGAGAACGCACAATGGCGCGAGACATCCGCAGCGAAGGATTTGACGGTCGCCGAAAGCGCGTTGCGCCAGGCTGAGACCGAATTGAGAGAGTTCCCGTCCGGCGAAGGTGCGACGACGAATTGGGTTCGCGCGCCGGTGGAGGTCACGTCGCCGACGAGCGGGAGAGTGTTGCACGTGTTCGAGGAGAGCACACGGGTGGTCGCGGCGGGAACGCCGCTGGTGGATGTTGGCGATCCGGCGGATCTGGAAGCGATCATTGAAGTTCTTTCCCGTGATGGGGCCGCGATTGGGCCGGGCGCAAAGGTGGAGCTGGAACAATGGGGAGGGGGGCAACCGTTGGAGGCGCGTGTAAGGTTGGTTGAACCGGCCGCGTTCCTGAAAATCTCGGCGCTAGGCGTCGAAGAACAACGCGTAAACGTGGTGGTGGATTTCGTCACACCGTACGAACAGCGGCGCAATCTGGGCGACAACTTTCGGGTGGAGGCGCGCATTGTGGTATGGGAAACCGACCGCGCGCTTAAAGCCCCCGCGGGGGCGCTGTTCCGGCGCGGGCAGAACTGGGCGGCGTTTGTGCTGGCCGGTGGCCGGGCGGAGTTACGCCGCGTGCAGGTGGGGCGCACCAGCGGCAGCGAGATGCAAATCCTCGATGGCTTGAAGGAGGGCGAGGAAGTCATTCTCTACCCTGGCGACCGCGTCCACGAACGGCAACGCGTGAGACCAATCCAGGTTGCGCAGTAG
- the xylB gene encoding xylulokinase encodes MRALILGIDSGTQSTKVLVVDSRDGKVLASAAQAYDLIPDLPPGAKEQHPHTWRDATGSAIRSAMRQAKAIAVEVKAIGVSGQQHGFVPLDKSGEVIRPAKLWCDTSTAAECEEITEKLGGLKKTIKALGNAMLPGYTAPKILWLKNNEPKNYRQLATVLLPHDYLNFWLTGEKVMEYGDASGTALLDVRKRKWSGAVLDAIDRELAGKLPFLISSDQPAGRLQASTARQLDLNPDVLVSAGGGDNMMGAIGTGNTREGVITASFGTSGTIYACAEKPVIDPQGEVGAFCDSTNRWLPLLCTMNVTVATELMRNYIGWTHEKFSAAIDRVPIGAGGLMLLPYLEGERTPNVPDGTGVLLGVNQKSWSPENFARAAMEGVTLGMNYGLRRLAELGVKPTQIRATGGGAQSKTWRQIMADIFDAEVVTLKVSEGAAYGAALQALWCWRRQQGAKISIQEITDQFVQLNPTETAQPNKKNVAVYRELQEIQDELSKSLRGVFAKHRKFVLD; translated from the coding sequence ATGCGAGCACTCATTCTCGGCATCGACAGCGGCACGCAATCGACCAAGGTTTTGGTGGTGGATTCACGGGACGGCAAAGTGCTGGCGTCCGCCGCGCAGGCTTATGATTTGATTCCCGACCTGCCGCCCGGCGCCAAGGAACAACACCCGCACACCTGGCGTGACGCCACTGGCAGTGCCATTCGCTCCGCGATGCGACAGGCCAAGGCCATCGCCGTCGAAGTCAAGGCCATCGGCGTGAGCGGCCAGCAGCATGGGTTTGTTCCCCTCGACAAAAGCGGTGAAGTCATCCGTCCGGCCAAACTTTGGTGCGACACTTCCACCGCCGCGGAGTGCGAAGAAATCACGGAGAAGTTGGGCGGACTTAAGAAAACAATCAAAGCCTTGGGCAATGCAATGTTACCGGGTTACACCGCGCCGAAAATTCTCTGGCTAAAAAACAATGAGCCGAAAAATTATCGGCAACTCGCCACCGTCCTGTTGCCACATGACTATCTGAATTTCTGGCTCACCGGCGAGAAGGTAATGGAATACGGCGACGCCAGCGGCACGGCATTGCTTGACGTGCGCAAACGCAAATGGTCGGGCGCCGTCCTCGACGCGATCGATCGCGAACTCGCCGGCAAACTGCCATTTCTTATTTCCAGCGATCAACCCGCCGGGCGATTGCAGGCGTCAACCGCGAGACAACTCGATTTGAATCCGGATGTGCTGGTCAGCGCCGGTGGCGGTGACAACATGATGGGGGCCATCGGCACCGGCAACACACGCGAGGGCGTTATCACCGCCAGCTTCGGCACGAGCGGGACGATTTACGCCTGCGCGGAAAAACCGGTCATCGATCCGCAAGGCGAGGTCGGCGCGTTCTGTGATTCGACCAATCGCTGGCTGCCGTTGCTCTGCACGATGAACGTCACCGTCGCCACGGAACTGATGCGTAATTACATCGGCTGGACGCACGAAAAATTCTCCGCCGCGATTGACCGCGTGCCCATTGGCGCCGGCGGCCTGATGCTGTTGCCGTATCTGGAAGGGGAACGCACGCCGAATGTCCCGGATGGAACGGGCGTTTTGCTGGGAGTAAATCAAAAAAGCTGGAGCCCGGAGAATTTCGCGCGCGCGGCGATGGAAGGAGTGACGCTGGGAATGAATTACGGTCTGCGCCGGCTCGCGGAACTTGGGGTGAAGCCAACGCAAATTCGCGCCACCGGCGGCGGCGCGCAGTCCAAAACGTGGCGACAAATCATGGCGGATATTTTTGATGCGGAAGTCGTGACGTTGAAAGTGAGTGAAGGCGCGGCTTATGGCGCGGCATTGCAGGCGCTCTGGTGTTGGCGACGCCAGCAGGGCGCAAAAATCTCGATTCAAGAAATCACCGACCAGTTCGTGCAACTCAACCCGACGGAAACGGCACAACCGAACAAGAAGAACGTGGCGGTGTATCGCGAGCTGCAGGAAATCCAGGATGAATTGTCGAAGTCGCTGCGGGGCGTCTTTGCGAAGCATCGGAAATTTGTGCTGGATTAA